AAGCGCGTTCTTAAAGAACTTATGCCCCCTCTAAAAGCAGATGTTTGACTAATAAcgataaaaatcaattaatatgtAAAAGATAAACCATGCAATTTAATGACAAAAATAAACCTTAGAAACTCTATAGACAATCCAAACCCACgtacaaataatcaaatatgtTCGTTCTAATACTATATTTGATCtcaattcataattcaaaatattaccAATTGTGTGCTATAATACTATTTTCAACGATATCACATAAATTATCAAACACATAAACCTGTATATTACTTTTTCGTAATTATTGTTTATAATGTTTCGAttataatatcacataaattattttcaaacacATAAACCTATATAGAGATTTTTTGTACTTAAAGTGGAGAATCCTTTAGAAAAAAGACTCTGATCTCCACAAATAATGTAGTAGAATTTCACTGAGCATGTATATTGTTGTACATTTCTTTGACGTAATTAATTATGCTCCCTCGATAATTTCACTTTATTGGTAGTTCATTTATATTTCATACGTTTATATGTAAAGAAAATATAGCTATAAGGTTAAAGACAAATATTGTGGCTGGCAAAGATATTCTAGGTCacatcattaatatttttattcaaacaaACTATAGAACCATCCATACAACAAACaccaagagaaaaaaaaaagaatgttgaTGATTAGGCCTGGATTGTACAAATTGAATCGAATAGATATGTCAATATACTCAACTTGAATAGTAGAAGCTTATGCTACTCGttcggatcctccaaaaatgcaGTCATACATACGAGTGTATGATTCTTCAAAggctaaatattttttgaaagatgaaatttttattgACCGTTATAGAAAATTGTCTTGTAAGTTGTCGAAAAGATCCCAATTATGAATTGGACTAGTTATCCAATTTGGGAAAGGATCTTCAACTCCTGGATAATACATATCCAAAGTATGTGAATTTTGGAACATTTCCAAATTATTACTCTCATTTATGCTTGAACtagatgttgaattttgttGCTCTTGTGTATACTCTAATGTTTTTTCTGGCACCACCTTCTCATTAATCTCTTCACTAACTTGTTGCTTAATATCATCATTATTGATCTCTTCAATTGGCTTGTGAGTTAGAGGGTCTATGCCAAGAAATTTTAGCTTTTTCTTGATTCTTGTATTCCAATGATTCTTGATTTCGTTATCAGTACGTCCTGGAAAATGTCCTGCTATTTTCGACCAcctgatatttttaaaaaagtaaaattggtAACGTGAAAAATAACGCAAAGATATCAAttgttcaaaaaatatatagatgTGCAAGGTTATTACCTATTGCCAAGTTGAGAATGAAGCTTGATGATCATGTCTTCCTCTGCTTCAGTAAGTGCTCCTCTTTTAAGGTCTGGCCTTAGATAATTTATCCATCTTAATCTACAGCTCTTTCCACATCTCATTAGCCCTTCaaatatcatcaattaattaTATTCCATCATATtactttattcttttaaaattttatttttacaatgtCAAGAAAGGAAATCcaaatatttatgttatatagtGTGAACAGATAATATTAGATCAATTGTTTAGTTGGTATAAATATCAAATCTAggtaaattattttagaataattaCGAAATACTCTTTTCagttcatattaattaaatttgtgagGGCATGCAACGCATACTcctaaagaagaagaaaaacagaCATAAAGAACGccattttttacttttgtcacttttttcttaaactattcttggaaatagaaaaaattaaaagtaaatcaGAAGTATGAACAATCAACTCTGTGTCGAACTTATCAcctagaaaatataaaaata
The window above is part of the Solanum pennellii chromosome 5, SPENNV200 genome. Proteins encoded here:
- the LOC107020064 gene encoding transcription factor MYB20-like, encoding MGRQPCCDKIGLKRGPWTIEEDHKLMNFILNNGIQCWRLVPKLAGLMRCGKSCRLRWINYLRPDLKRGALTEAEEDMIIKLHSQLGNRWSKIAGHFPGRTDNEIKNHWNTRIKKKLKFLGIDPLTHKPIEEINNDDIKQQVSEEINEKVVPEKTLEYTQEQQNSTSSSSINESNNLEMFQNSHTLDMYYPGVEDPFPNWITSPIHNWDLFDNLQDNFL